A genome region from Leifsonia sp. Root112D2 includes the following:
- the fliO gene encoding flagellar biosynthetic protein FliO encodes MDTVFLALRVALSLAAVLALLWLLQRRLGKRGGKRAAAGSITVVGRQSVGRRANVIMVDVDGTRLLLGVTDQTVSVLHSADVPEERSTADEFAQSLQEATMPARSIAAHSAAVSSGTTVPSGTGEPGASPVAMLRPRRDRSAVGKLGGSILSPATWKQTGAALRQSR; translated from the coding sequence ATGGACACCGTCTTTCTCGCCTTGCGGGTAGCACTGTCGCTCGCGGCCGTGCTCGCCCTGCTCTGGCTGCTGCAGCGCCGTTTGGGCAAGCGCGGCGGCAAGCGCGCGGCGGCGGGGAGCATCACGGTGGTCGGCCGACAGAGTGTGGGCAGGCGTGCGAACGTCATCATGGTCGACGTTGACGGCACCCGACTGCTGCTCGGCGTGACCGACCAGACCGTGAGCGTCTTGCACAGCGCCGACGTTCCCGAGGAACGCTCCACGGCGGACGAGTTTGCGCAGTCTCTTCAGGAGGCCACGATGCCGGCGCGCTCGATCGCCGCGCACTCCGCAGCAGTTTCGAGTGGCACCACGGTTCCAAGCGGCACGGGGGAACCGGGGGCTTCTCCGGTCGCCATGCTGCGCCCGCGGCGTGATCGCAGTGCTGTGGGCAAGCTGGGCGGCTCCATCCTGTCCCCGGCCACCTGGAAGCAGACGGGCGCCGCCCTGCGGCAGAGCCGGTGA
- a CDS encoding motility protein A — protein MDPATLIGMVLAFGALVTMVVMDGASITSLLIPAPMIFVLGATVAVGIASGTIKDALLAVKALPRAFKGKVSPPQAIIDQVVSLAETARRNGLLALEQEAEGVDDPFLKDALQNIADGTDAEELRIMLEDQIATQARSNRTAAKFFATMGGYAPTVGIIGTVVSLTHVLENLDSPATLGPAIASAFVATLWGLLSANFLWLPIGARLSRLSELEVERMTLLMEGILAVQAGSQPRLLGERLRAMVPAYALPQAA, from the coding sequence ATGGATCCGGCAACCCTCATCGGCATGGTGCTCGCGTTCGGCGCGCTCGTGACCATGGTGGTCATGGACGGGGCGAGCATCACCTCGCTGTTGATTCCTGCCCCCATGATCTTCGTACTCGGGGCCACGGTGGCCGTCGGCATCGCGAGCGGCACCATCAAGGACGCGCTGCTGGCCGTCAAGGCGCTCCCGCGCGCGTTCAAGGGCAAGGTAAGCCCGCCGCAGGCCATCATCGACCAGGTGGTCTCGCTCGCCGAGACGGCGCGCAGGAACGGCCTGCTTGCCCTCGAGCAGGAGGCGGAGGGCGTCGACGACCCTTTTCTGAAGGATGCCCTGCAGAACATCGCCGACGGCACGGATGCGGAGGAATTGCGCATCATGCTCGAAGACCAGATCGCGACCCAGGCGCGCTCGAATCGCACGGCCGCAAAGTTCTTCGCCACGATGGGCGGCTACGCGCCGACCGTCGGCATCATCGGCACGGTTGTCTCGCTCACCCACGTTCTGGAGAATCTGGACAGCCCGGCGACCCTCGGGCCCGCGATTGCAAGCGCATTCGTAGCCACCCTGTGGGGGCTGCTCTCGGCCAACTTTCTCTGGCTTCCTATCGGCGCACGCCTCTCGCGGCTCTCTGAGCTGGAGGTGGAGCGTATGACGCTCCTGATGGAGGGCATCCTGGCGGTGCAGGCAGGCAGCCAGCCCCGTCTGCTGGGGGAGCGACTGCGTGCGATGGTACCGGCATACGCGCTGCCGCAGGCCGCATGA
- a CDS encoding flagellar motor switch protein FliM, whose product MTVQEHAVSGAPIKAPTVAEVYDFRRPTTLAREHSRVLELAFETFARQWGTQLTAKVRVVTQVSCEQVIMSAYDEYAAGLPAQTAMVLCEITDTEPKAVFQFPTTAALSWVSHMLGSNGVQTMPERKFTPLEQVLIRRLMDDALEDLRYSLGSLLVNGVSVNGIQYNSQFAQAAATGDLMIVASFTIRMGEELTPATLAIPAEVLLPQLGQANPVNSTLDARELVQAQIAHVPVEVSLQLKPAMVRPSMILNLAAGDLLPLPHPQHRPFDLAVDGLPLARAAVGANGSRLACVVVTSKE is encoded by the coding sequence GTGACGGTCCAGGAACACGCGGTATCGGGCGCGCCCATCAAAGCGCCCACGGTGGCGGAGGTCTATGACTTCCGCCGACCCACCACGCTCGCCCGCGAGCACTCCCGCGTGCTCGAGCTGGCCTTCGAGACCTTCGCACGCCAGTGGGGTACACAGCTCACCGCCAAGGTGCGTGTTGTCACCCAGGTCTCCTGCGAACAGGTGATCATGTCGGCGTACGACGAGTACGCCGCGGGGCTGCCCGCGCAGACCGCGATGGTGCTGTGCGAGATCACCGACACCGAGCCCAAGGCTGTCTTCCAGTTTCCCACAACGGCCGCCCTGTCGTGGGTGTCGCACATGCTCGGCAGCAACGGCGTGCAGACCATGCCCGAGCGTAAGTTCACCCCGCTCGAGCAGGTGCTGATACGCCGCCTGATGGACGATGCGCTCGAGGATCTGCGCTACTCGCTTGGCTCCCTGCTCGTGAACGGCGTGAGCGTCAACGGTATCCAGTACAACTCGCAATTCGCCCAGGCGGCGGCGACGGGCGATCTCATGATCGTTGCCTCCTTCACGATTCGCATGGGTGAGGAACTCACGCCCGCCACACTGGCCATTCCCGCCGAAGTGCTGCTGCCGCAGCTCGGCCAGGCGAATCCCGTCAATTCAACGCTGGATGCCCGGGAGCTGGTGCAGGCGCAGATCGCACATGTGCCCGTCGAGGTCTCGCTGCAGCTGAAGCCCGCCATGGTGCGGCCCAGCATGATTCTCAATCTCGCGGCGGGCGACCTGCTGCCGCTGCCACACCCCCAGCACCGTCCGTTCGACCTCGCGGTTGACGGGCTGCCGCTTGCCCGCGCCGCCGTCGGAGCAAACGGCTCCCGGCTCGCCTGCGTCGTCGTCACATCCAAGGAGTAA
- a CDS encoding flagellar biosynthetic protein FliR: MDFHLDVGWLEAVLLACVRMTAFIMIAPPFSSNAFPLRIKGMLAVGLSLAVAPTVTHDFVSPDTGGFLVALVVQAVIGAALGFLVMLVFAAVQSAGSLIDMFGGFQMAQAFDPQSMINGAQFTRLFQMTAIALLFASDGYQLIIGGLTRSFTAIPLGGELNLTQPVAAMMNAVTQMFLASVQIAGPLIVVLFLADAGLGLLTRVAPALNAFAMGFPLKILLTLMLAGVVFVAMPRVVASLTGNAVGTLVGVN; the protein is encoded by the coding sequence ATGGACTTTCACCTCGACGTGGGCTGGCTCGAGGCCGTTCTGCTCGCCTGCGTGCGGATGACCGCCTTCATCATGATCGCCCCGCCGTTCTCATCCAACGCCTTCCCATTGCGCATCAAGGGGATGCTCGCGGTCGGCCTGTCCCTCGCTGTCGCGCCCACCGTGACGCACGACTTTGTCTCGCCCGACACCGGCGGGTTCCTCGTGGCGCTCGTGGTGCAGGCCGTCATCGGTGCCGCTCTCGGCTTTCTCGTCATGCTGGTGTTCGCTGCCGTGCAGTCGGCGGGCAGCCTCATCGACATGTTCGGCGGCTTCCAGATGGCGCAGGCGTTCGACCCGCAATCCATGATCAACGGCGCACAGTTCACTCGACTGTTCCAGATGACGGCCATCGCCCTGCTGTTCGCCTCCGACGGCTACCAGCTCATCATCGGCGGGCTCACTCGCAGTTTCACGGCGATACCGCTCGGAGGCGAACTCAATCTCACGCAACCTGTTGCGGCCATGATGAACGCCGTCACCCAGATGTTCCTCGCCTCGGTACAGATCGCCGGGCCGCTCATCGTCGTGCTCTTTCTGGCGGATGCCGGCCTCGGCCTGCTCACGCGCGTTGCCCCCGCGCTCAACGCCTTCGCGATGGGCTTCCCGCTGAAGATCCTGCTCACGCTCATGCTCGCCGGCGTCGTCTTCGTGGCCATGCCGCGCGTGGTGGCGTCGTTGACCGGCAATGCCGTCGGAACTCTCGTGGGGGTGAACTGA
- a CDS encoding flagellar hook-length control protein FliK codes for MSLPMPSLPVQPAAPSVPPASSATRSDGHAFGAALRDALAPGNQRRDDATAPKSPRHAKTSDHHNDNAQATTTDAGVASAAAPAAPAPTSLGMPVPGTATQAAASAAATVVPVPVAEPAEASGTTPSVPATVAPAAGGVTATASITQAPAAPAAPVASPPSSRTPSVVPALAAQTGIVQTAAVQPGAAGASTASASAGPSTAPVASATGASPSPAAPTVPVGAASAAASAQPQATTPSATTAPVAPAAPAAAAAPTPHTPAAGHAPTVPAAVPATAVSNTPVVAAEHAQAAPMPTTGIAADAATTQLPPVMPAAPSAQPLVTPAPVASAPAPAPPTPTPLAPQIAAPLFTLAGAKPGDHVLTVSVTPDALGPVTVRAHVGTDGVRVELFAPSDGGRDALRGILNDLRRDLAAGGMNAQLNLSSQNQPSDAGGQAAARDRPVPGQTADGNADTNPRTAEPPHVRDSHARHALASTSTIDVLV; via the coding sequence ATGAGTCTGCCCATGCCCTCGCTCCCGGTTCAGCCGGCCGCGCCTTCCGTTCCGCCCGCGTCGAGTGCCACGCGATCAGACGGCCACGCCTTCGGCGCCGCTCTGCGCGATGCTCTCGCGCCGGGCAATCAACGTCGCGACGACGCCACCGCGCCGAAGTCGCCCCGGCACGCGAAGACGTCCGATCACCACAACGACAATGCACAGGCCACCACGACGGATGCGGGCGTGGCCTCCGCGGCCGCCCCGGCCGCGCCTGCACCGACTTCTCTCGGCATGCCTGTTCCCGGCACTGCGACGCAGGCGGCGGCATCCGCAGCTGCCACGGTGGTCCCCGTCCCGGTCGCTGAGCCTGCCGAAGCGTCCGGGACGACGCCAAGCGTGCCAGCAACAGTCGCTCCGGCCGCGGGCGGCGTGACGGCGACGGCCTCGATCACCCAGGCGCCGGCCGCACCCGCGGCCCCCGTCGCGTCACCTCCGTCGAGTCGCACGCCGTCGGTCGTGCCAGCACTCGCTGCACAGACGGGCATAGTACAGACAGCCGCCGTGCAGCCGGGCGCAGCAGGAGCATCCACAGCATCGGCATCCGCCGGACCGTCGACCGCCCCCGTTGCCTCCGCGACCGGAGCATCTCCTTCACCGGCCGCGCCGACCGTGCCTGTCGGCGCGGCGTCAGCGGCGGCGAGTGCACAGCCGCAGGCAACAACCCCGAGCGCAACAACCGCACCGGTTGCTCCTGCGGCACCCGCGGCTGCGGCTGCGCCGACCCCGCATACGCCCGCGGCTGGCCACGCCCCGACGGTACCGGCCGCCGTGCCGGCGACCGCGGTGTCGAACACTCCTGTTGTGGCCGCCGAGCACGCCCAGGCGGCGCCGATGCCGACAACCGGCATCGCAGCGGATGCCGCAACAACGCAGCTCCCGCCCGTCATGCCTGCAGCGCCGTCGGCCCAGCCACTCGTGACGCCCGCACCCGTGGCATCCGCCCCGGCACCCGCGCCGCCGACTCCGACACCGCTCGCGCCCCAGATTGCCGCACCCCTCTTCACTCTCGCGGGAGCGAAGCCCGGTGATCACGTGCTCACGGTCTCCGTCACGCCGGATGCCCTCGGCCCCGTCACCGTGCGGGCGCACGTCGGCACCGACGGCGTGCGCGTCGAACTCTTCGCGCCGAGCGATGGCGGACGGGACGCGCTGCGCGGGATTCTGAACGATCTGCGCCGCGATCTTGCGGCTGGCGGCATGAACGCGCAACTGAACCTGTCGTCGCAGAACCAGCCGTCGGATGCCGGGGGACAGGCGGCGGCACGCGACCGCCCCGTACCCGGTCAGACGGCCGACGGTAACGCCGACACCAACCCGCGAACGGCCGAGCCGCCGCATGTGCGTGACTCTCACGCACGTCACGCGCTCGCCTCGACATCCACCATTGACGTTCTCGTCTGA
- a CDS encoding flagellar hook protein FlgE, with translation MLRSLYSGISGLRSHQTMLDVTGNNIANVNTTGFKSSSTQFQDTLSQLQQGASGPQATIGGTNPAQVGLGVQVAGIATNFTQGSAQATGKPTDMMISGDGFFTVKVGNETLYTRAGSFNPDSDGRLVTPDGAILQGWPAVNGVVSTGGATGDLTLPLKAVSPAAVTTTSAVTGNLPSDAAVGTELVRDIKVYDAAGKASNLTLTFTRNAATGWDISANAAGGAAVTGSVTFNADGTLNTSALTPVNGIAVDLAGLTGYAGITTVSIAEQNGRAAGTLDTFTLSKDGTLIGTFSNGDTEPIGRIALANFVNPGGLEKAGSSAYRATVNSGTAALGTAGADGLGQLTAGSLEMSNVDLSQEFTNLIVAQRGFQANARIITTSDEVLQELTNLKR, from the coding sequence ATGCTTCGCTCACTGTATTCAGGCATTTCGGGCCTGCGTTCGCACCAGACCATGCTCGATGTCACCGGCAACAACATCGCCAACGTCAACACGACCGGGTTCAAGTCCTCCTCGACCCAGTTCCAGGACACGCTCTCGCAGCTGCAGCAGGGTGCCAGCGGCCCCCAGGCCACGATCGGCGGCACCAACCCGGCCCAGGTCGGACTCGGCGTGCAGGTCGCGGGCATCGCCACCAACTTCACCCAGGGGTCGGCCCAGGCCACGGGTAAGCCCACCGACATGATGATCTCCGGAGACGGATTCTTCACCGTGAAGGTCGGCAACGAGACCCTGTACACCCGCGCCGGATCGTTCAACCCCGACTCCGACGGGCGCCTCGTGACCCCGGATGGCGCGATCCTGCAGGGGTGGCCGGCCGTCAACGGCGTGGTGTCGACCGGCGGAGCCACCGGCGACCTGACGCTGCCGCTCAAGGCCGTGTCTCCCGCAGCGGTGACAACCACCTCAGCGGTCACCGGCAACCTGCCCTCGGATGCCGCGGTCGGCACCGAACTCGTGCGCGACATCAAGGTGTACGACGCGGCCGGAAAGGCCAGCAACCTGACACTGACGTTCACGCGGAATGCCGCAACGGGCTGGGACATCTCGGCGAACGCGGCCGGCGGCGCGGCTGTCACCGGCTCGGTGACGTTCAACGCCGATGGAACGCTCAACACGAGCGCCCTCACCCCGGTGAATGGGATTGCCGTCGATCTTGCCGGCCTCACGGGCTATGCGGGAATCACCACGGTGAGCATCGCCGAGCAGAACGGCCGCGCCGCAGGCACGCTGGACACCTTCACCCTTTCCAAGGACGGCACGCTCATCGGCACCTTCAGCAATGGAGACACCGAACCTATCGGTCGCATCGCCCTGGCGAACTTCGTGAACCCCGGCGGCCTGGAGAAGGCGGGATCCTCGGCCTACCGTGCCACCGTCAACTCCGGAACCGCGGCGCTCGGAACGGCCGGTGCAGACGGACTCGGTCAGCTCACCGCAGGCAGCCTCGAGATGTCGAACGTCGACCTCTCGCAGGAGTTCACCAACCTGATCGTCGCCCAGCGCGGCTTCCAGGCCAACGCCCGCATCATCACGACCTCAGACGAGGTGCTGCAGGAACTGACGAACCTCAAGCGATAA
- the fliQ gene encoding flagellar biosynthesis protein FliQ, with the protein MDTNAVMDIGMQALLVAAKLAAPILITALVVGFAISLLQSITQIQEVTLAFVPKAVAVAVALLVAGHWMISEIVSFTNEMFARIPHLLGGG; encoded by the coding sequence ATGGACACCAACGCCGTCATGGACATCGGCATGCAGGCTCTCCTCGTCGCGGCCAAACTTGCGGCGCCCATTCTCATCACGGCGCTTGTCGTCGGCTTCGCCATCTCCCTGCTGCAGTCGATCACGCAGATCCAGGAGGTGACGCTCGCGTTCGTGCCGAAGGCCGTCGCGGTCGCCGTGGCGCTGCTCGTCGCCGGGCACTGGATGATCTCCGAGATCGTCTCGTTCACGAATGAGATGTTCGCCCGCATTCCTCATCTGCTCGGCGGTGGCTGA
- a CDS encoding EscU/YscU/HrcU family type III secretion system export apparatus switch protein, translating to MADSDSGERSEAATPKRMKEVRDKGQLSTSKDLTAWLGVGAAALMMPVTIATAAAAGTAQFVTVRTAITEADPMLAVQALGDGLGSILGTISPILLVVVIATLGGSVLQGGIHPKKFRGSFEQFNLVGGVKRVFGTRALWEGVKALLKTAVLGLVLYSAIQSLMPVLMGAGGLPVTALLDAAGEGVATMLRVAVMVGLLLAVADVFVIIRRNRKKTRMTKKEIKDEHRSSDGDPMIKSQRRSRQLAMSRNRMIAAISGADVVLVNPTHIAVALKYEPGKSAPRVVAKGAGIIAARIREQAETDHVPMVKDIALARALHSSCEIGQEIPLELYNAVARVLAFVMALKSRGASRGMHAMTAAAA from the coding sequence ATGGCTGATTCTGATTCCGGTGAACGCAGCGAGGCCGCGACCCCCAAGCGCATGAAGGAAGTGCGCGACAAGGGCCAGCTCTCCACCTCGAAAGACCTGACGGCCTGGCTCGGCGTCGGCGCCGCCGCACTCATGATGCCGGTGACCATCGCGACGGCCGCCGCGGCAGGCACCGCGCAGTTCGTCACGGTGCGCACCGCCATAACCGAGGCGGACCCGATGCTCGCCGTTCAGGCGCTCGGCGACGGCCTCGGTTCGATTCTCGGTACCATCTCGCCGATTCTCCTCGTGGTGGTGATAGCCACGCTCGGCGGCTCGGTCCTGCAGGGCGGCATCCACCCCAAGAAGTTCAGGGGCTCGTTCGAACAGTTCAATCTGGTGGGCGGTGTCAAGCGGGTCTTCGGCACGCGCGCCCTGTGGGAGGGCGTGAAGGCGCTGCTCAAGACCGCGGTGCTCGGTCTCGTGCTCTACTCGGCGATCCAGTCGCTCATGCCCGTGCTCATGGGCGCCGGTGGGCTGCCGGTGACCGCTTTGCTCGACGCGGCCGGAGAGGGAGTCGCGACGATGTTGCGGGTGGCTGTGATGGTCGGGCTCCTGCTGGCCGTTGCCGATGTGTTCGTGATCATCAGGCGAAACCGCAAGAAGACCCGCATGACGAAGAAGGAGATCAAAGACGAACACCGCAGTTCAGACGGTGATCCGATGATCAAGTCGCAGCGCCGCTCGAGACAGCTCGCCATGAGCCGCAACCGCATGATCGCGGCGATCTCCGGTGCGGATGTCGTGCTCGTCAACCCGACACACATCGCGGTGGCCCTGAAATACGAGCCGGGAAAGTCGGCGCCCCGTGTTGTGGCGAAGGGGGCCGGCATCATCGCCGCACGCATCCGCGAGCAGGCCGAGACCGACCATGTGCCCATGGTCAAGGACATCGCCCTGGCCCGCGCCCTGCACTCCTCCTGCGAGATCGGCCAGGAGATTCCGCTCGAACTCTACAACGCCGTCGCGCGCGTGCTCGCGTTCGTGATGGCTCTCAAATCCCGCGGCGCCTCGAGAGGCATGCACGCCATGACCGCGGCCGCCGCATGA
- a CDS encoding flagellar FlbD family protein: MIVVTRLNDSQFAVNPDLIERIHAHPDTTLVMVDGATYIVTETMAEIIEMIAGYRAHVIALARALPIEVEQPLNQRPGLVAVPDAAPVVDTHPTPLPHARGI, from the coding sequence ATGATCGTCGTTACTCGACTCAATGACAGTCAATTTGCGGTCAACCCTGACCTCATAGAACGCATCCACGCGCATCCCGACACCACCCTCGTCATGGTCGACGGCGCCACGTACATCGTGACCGAGACCATGGCCGAGATCATCGAGATGATCGCGGGCTATCGGGCTCATGTCATTGCCCTGGCCCGTGCGCTTCCCATTGAGGTCGAGCAGCCGCTGAACCAGCGACCCGGCCTGGTCGCCGTACCGGATGCCGCCCCGGTGGTTGACACACATCCGACACCGCTTCCTCACGCAAGGGGGATCTGA
- the fliN gene encoding flagellar motor switch protein FliN, translating to MTTAVQPALGQNLHEAAIDALLRQLPSAEPLEARRLEDSAASVIVGSAVVASFVGATSADFAIALTDGDALATAAGGDGPSVSIVDVLHPALEAASAVLGTGVLGAGILEEAPALFSDPEATVFELLAAGESAGWVAIRLRENGTVAQSTASDDRSVVGKLGRISNVEMALTVEIGRTRMSVRDLLALEPGAVIELDRSAGAPADILLNGRLIAHGEVVVVDQDYAVRITSILDVADI from the coding sequence ATGACCACAGCAGTTCAGCCGGCTCTCGGCCAGAACCTTCACGAAGCCGCCATCGACGCGCTGCTGCGGCAGCTGCCCTCGGCCGAGCCGCTCGAGGCGCGACGCCTCGAGGACAGCGCGGCGAGCGTCATCGTCGGCTCAGCCGTTGTCGCATCCTTCGTCGGCGCGACGTCCGCAGATTTTGCGATAGCCCTGACCGATGGCGACGCGCTGGCGACGGCGGCCGGAGGCGACGGGCCGTCTGTCTCGATAGTGGATGTGCTGCACCCGGCGCTGGAGGCGGCATCCGCTGTGCTCGGCACCGGCGTTCTTGGGGCCGGCATTCTCGAGGAGGCTCCCGCCCTGTTCTCCGACCCGGAAGCGACGGTGTTCGAGCTGCTCGCGGCCGGCGAGAGCGCGGGCTGGGTCGCCATTCGGCTGCGTGAGAACGGAACCGTCGCGCAGAGCACTGCCTCCGACGACCGGTCCGTTGTGGGCAAGCTCGGCCGCATCAGCAACGTCGAGATGGCCCTGACGGTGGAGATCGGTCGCACCCGCATGTCGGTGCGCGACCTGCTCGCGCTGGAGCCGGGCGCGGTCATCGAGCTGGATCGGTCCGCGGGCGCACCCGCCGACATCCTTCTCAACGGCAGGCTCATCGCGCACGGGGAGGTCGTCGTGGTCGACCAGGACTACGCCGTGCGCATCACCTCGATTCTCGATGTGGCGGACATCTAA
- a CDS encoding OmpA/MotB family protein, which produces MSARGRRRRGAEAEPEHDTSERWMASYMDMVTVLMCMFIVLFSMSVVDKDKYQELKNSLATGFGTTKTEKIDSATGVVVPPEKLHDKAQGFTDTKTIDTALTDAELAAKELDALTALEAKIHAALAKQGLASAVDLGLDQRGLTIRLIGSETFFATNKVDLTHKAIQVLDAVAPPLAATVYDVSVEGHADSRTASYPFPTNWELSTGRATQVLRHLVETGGVKPQRIAAVGYGDSRPLASGSSDAALAKNRRVDIVVLSQQPEEVRALIPGILKQRQAAAAKGAAAKGAATAGTAQPGGP; this is translated from the coding sequence ATGAGCGCCCGGGGGCGTCGGCGCCGCGGGGCCGAGGCCGAACCCGAACACGACACGAGCGAGCGCTGGATGGCGTCGTACATGGACATGGTCACCGTGTTGATGTGCATGTTCATCGTGCTCTTCTCGATGTCGGTCGTCGACAAAGACAAGTACCAGGAGTTGAAGAACTCCCTCGCCACGGGATTCGGCACCACCAAGACCGAGAAGATCGATTCGGCAACCGGTGTCGTGGTTCCGCCCGAGAAGCTGCACGACAAGGCGCAGGGTTTCACCGACACGAAGACCATCGATACCGCGCTCACGGATGCCGAACTCGCGGCCAAAGAGCTCGACGCTCTTACCGCTCTTGAGGCGAAAATCCACGCGGCACTGGCGAAGCAAGGCCTGGCGAGCGCCGTCGACCTCGGGCTCGACCAGCGCGGACTCACGATTCGCCTGATCGGCTCGGAGACGTTCTTCGCCACGAACAAGGTCGACCTCACGCACAAGGCGATCCAGGTGTTGGATGCCGTCGCCCCTCCGCTCGCAGCCACGGTTTACGACGTGTCAGTGGAGGGACACGCGGATTCCCGCACGGCTTCCTACCCGTTCCCTACCAACTGGGAACTCTCCACGGGGCGTGCCACCCAGGTGCTGCGGCACCTGGTGGAGACCGGCGGGGTGAAGCCGCAGCGGATCGCGGCGGTCGGTTACGGGGACAGCCGGCCGCTGGCATCCGGCAGCTCGGATGCCGCGCTCGCCAAGAATCGGCGGGTCGATATCGTCGTGCTCTCCCAGCAGCCGGAGGAGGTACGCGCACTGATCCCCGGCATTCTCAAGCAACGTCAGGCCGCCGCTGCGAAAGGGGCCGCTGCGAAAGGGGCCGCGACGGCAGGCACGGCGCAGCCCGGCGGCCCCTAA
- the fliP gene encoding flagellar type III secretion system pore protein FliP (The bacterial flagellar biogenesis protein FliP forms a type III secretion system (T3SS)-type pore required for flagellar assembly.) — protein MVQSGRLRLPTKLTRLARPLALVAVALVCIAVMVLVAATAAHAAPIDPAPPTTPTPPADPGGLSISINGPNGKPADAIVTLLGITMLSVAPALLMMMTSFTKIFVVLAMTRNALALPSIPPNQVLAGLALFLSLFIMAPVISDINTHALQPYMNGHMTFDAAVQAASGPLRTFMLAHTREEDLALMTRAAHLPNPADAASVDITTLIPAFMISELRAAFIIGFVIFVPFLVIDLVVSAALMSMGMMMLPPVMISLPFKILLFILVDGWGLIIQSLITSYQGSG, from the coding sequence ATGGTTCAGTCGGGGCGTCTTCGGCTGCCCACGAAGCTCACCCGGCTGGCTCGCCCTCTCGCGCTGGTCGCCGTGGCACTCGTGTGCATCGCCGTGATGGTTCTCGTGGCCGCCACTGCCGCTCACGCCGCGCCGATCGATCCCGCCCCGCCGACCACTCCGACGCCGCCCGCGGACCCGGGCGGTCTCTCCATCTCGATCAACGGGCCGAACGGCAAGCCCGCCGACGCTATAGTCACCCTGCTCGGCATCACGATGCTCTCCGTTGCCCCGGCACTGCTCATGATGATGACCTCGTTCACCAAGATCTTCGTGGTGCTGGCCATGACCCGTAACGCGCTGGCGCTGCCGTCGATCCCGCCGAATCAGGTGCTCGCGGGCCTTGCGCTGTTCCTGTCACTGTTCATCATGGCTCCGGTCATCTCAGACATCAACACTCATGCCCTGCAGCCGTACATGAACGGGCACATGACGTTCGACGCAGCGGTGCAGGCGGCATCCGGGCCCCTGCGCACCTTCATGCTCGCGCACACCCGCGAGGAGGATCTCGCCCTGATGACCAGGGCCGCGCACCTGCCGAACCCCGCAGATGCCGCCAGCGTGGACATCACCACTCTGATTCCGGCGTTCATGATCTCCGAACTGCGCGCCGCGTTCATCATCGGTTTCGTCATCTTCGTGCCATTCCTGGTGATCGACCTCGTCGTGTCGGCCGCACTCATGTCGATGGGCATGATGATGCTTCCGCCCGTGATGATCTCGCTGCCATTCAAGATCCTGCTGTTCATCCTCGTCGACGGATGGGGACTGATCATCCAGTCGCTCATCACGAGTTACCAGGGGAGCGGCTGA
- a CDS encoding flagellar hook assembly protein FlgD → MPIDTVPPVTNGIYATPPTRAPKQSLDAEAFMSLLVAQLKNQDPSSPMDTGQMIQQTTQLAMMEQMTQQTTTSNENFSLQMRIAASAMVGQTVTYSGKDGETVSGIASAVSFAGPVPQVTVDGVDVPLDVISGVKHTPTTAETTAPADTTTPATTTN, encoded by the coding sequence ATGCCCATCGATACCGTGCCCCCCGTGACCAACGGCATCTACGCGACGCCGCCGACCCGCGCGCCCAAGCAGAGCCTCGACGCCGAGGCCTTCATGAGCCTGCTCGTCGCCCAGCTGAAGAACCAGGATCCGAGCTCGCCGATGGACACCGGCCAGATGATTCAGCAGACCACCCAGCTGGCCATGATGGAGCAGATGACCCAGCAGACCACGACGAGCAACGAGAACTTCTCGTTGCAGATGCGCATCGCCGCATCGGCCATGGTCGGTCAGACGGTGACGTACTCCGGCAAGGACGGCGAGACCGTCAGCGGAATTGCGAGCGCCGTGTCGTTCGCTGGCCCGGTTCCCCAGGTCACCGTCGACGGCGTGGACGTTCCGCTCGACGTCATCTCGGGCGTGAAACACACGCCAACCACCGCAGAAACCACTGCTCCAGCAGACACCACGACTCCCGCAACAACCACCAACTGA